A stretch of the Streptococcus oralis genome encodes the following:
- a CDS encoding class A sortase, with product MSHKKTKNKKNKRRNLFINILAGFLILLSLALIFNSKIRDLFLVWNTNKYQVNQVTKENIDENLKTEGNFDFDSVKSISSEAVLASQWDAQKLPVIGGIAIPEVEINLPIFKGLDNVNLFYGAGTMKPDQKMGEGNYSLASHHIFTAENASQMLFSPLVNAKAGMKIYLTDKDKVYTYEITEVKRVTPDRVDEIDDRIGVQEITLVTCVDYNETERIIVKGIFKDSKAYSETSEDILKAFNQPYRQRY from the coding sequence ATGTCTCATAAAAAAACGAAAAATAAGAAGAATAAACGGAGAAATCTATTTATTAATATTTTAGCGGGTTTCTTAATTCTTTTATCGCTAGCTTTAATTTTTAATTCAAAGATTCGTGATCTCTTTTTGGTCTGGAATACCAATAAATACCAAGTCAATCAAGTCACTAAGGAAAATATAGATGAAAATCTAAAAACCGAAGGAAATTTTGATTTTGACTCTGTTAAGTCTATTTCCTCCGAAGCTGTATTGGCTTCACAATGGGATGCTCAGAAACTTCCCGTTATTGGAGGTATTGCTATTCCCGAAGTTGAGATTAACTTACCGATTTTTAAAGGCTTGGATAATGTAAACTTGTTCTACGGAGCAGGGACCATGAAACCAGATCAAAAAATGGGAGAAGGGAACTATTCTCTAGCAAGTCACCATATCTTTACTGCTGAAAATGCCAGTCAAATGCTCTTCTCACCTTTGGTCAATGCCAAAGCAGGTATGAAAATTTATCTGACGGATAAGGATAAAGTTTATACTTATGAGATTACAGAAGTAAAACGTGTTACACCAGACCGTGTAGATGAAATCGATGATCGTATTGGTGTGCAGGAAATTACTTTGGTTACTTGTGTTGATTATAATGAAACCGAGCGTATAATTGTCAAAGGTATCTTCAAAGACTCAAAGGCTTATTCTGAGACTTCTGAGGATATTTTGAAGGCCTTTAATCAACCGTATAGACAACGATATTAA
- a CDS encoding formate/nitrite transporter family protein, producing the protein MVSSEFISKIEFACKKKESLYSQSKFKYAIRSMFAGAFLTFSTAAGAVGADLINKIAPGSGRFLFPFVFAWGLAYSVFLNAELVTSNMMFLTAGSFLKKISWRKTAEILLYCTLFNLIGALIAGWGFAHSAAYANLTHDSFISGVVEMKLGRSNELVLLEGILANIFVNIAILSFVLVKDGGAKLWLVLSAIYMFVFLTNEHIAANFASFAIVKFSVAADSIANFDIPNILRHWGVTFVGNFIGGGLLMGLPYAFLNKNEDTYVD; encoded by the coding sequence ATGGTCTCTTCAGAATTTATTTCAAAGATTGAATTTGCTTGCAAAAAGAAAGAAAGTCTTTATAGCCAAAGTAAGTTTAAGTATGCGATTCGTTCCATGTTTGCAGGTGCTTTTCTGACATTTAGTACGGCTGCGGGTGCAGTTGGGGCTGACTTGATTAATAAGATCGCTCCAGGTAGTGGACGTTTTCTCTTCCCATTTGTTTTTGCTTGGGGATTGGCCTACAGTGTTTTCTTAAATGCTGAGCTGGTAACTTCAAATATGATGTTCTTGACAGCTGGTAGTTTCTTGAAAAAAATCTCTTGGAGAAAAACAGCTGAAATTTTACTTTACTGTACTTTGTTCAACCTTATCGGTGCTTTGATAGCAGGTTGGGGCTTTGCCCACTCAGCAGCCTATGCAAATCTAACACATGATAGCTTCATTTCAGGGGTTGTAGAGATGAAGTTAGGTCGTTCCAATGAGTTAGTCCTACTTGAAGGTATTTTAGCCAATATCTTTGTGAACATTGCTATTCTTTCATTTGTTTTGGTGAAAGACGGTGGGGCTAAACTTTGGCTTGTTTTGTCAGCAATTTACATGTTTGTATTCTTAACAAACGAACACATTGCTGCGAACTTTGCTTCTTTTGCGATTGTTAAGTTCAGTGTTGCAGCTGATTCTATTGCTAACTTTGACATACCTAATATTCTTCGTCACTGGGGTGTAACCTTTGTCGGGAACTTTATCGGAGGAGGTCTCTTGATGGGCTTGCCATACGCCTTCCTCAATAAAAACGAAGATACTTATGTCGATTAA
- a CDS encoding O-acetylhomoserine aminocarboxypropyltransferase/cysteine synthase family protein, with the protein MTRDFKFETLQLHAGQVVDPATKSRAVPIYQTTSFVFDDTQEGADLFALRKPGNIYTRITNPTTAAFEERIAALEGGVGALATASGMAAVTYTILALAHAGDHVVAASTIYGGTFNLLKETLPRYGITTTFVDVDNLEEVEAAIGDNTKLVLIETLGNPLINIPDLEKLAEIAHKHQIPLVSDNTFATPYLINVFSHGVDIAIHSATKFIGGHGTTIGGVIVDSGRFDWAASGKFPQFVEEDPSYHNLSYTRDVGAAAFIIAVRVQLLRDTGAALSPFNAFLLLQGLETLSLRVERHVQNAEKIVDFLVNHPKVEKVNYPKLADSPYHVLAEKYLPKGVGSIFTFHVKGGEAEARKVIDNLEIFSDLANVADAKSLVVHPATTTHGQLSEKDLEAAGVTPNQIRLSIGLENVEDLIEDLRLALEKI; encoded by the coding sequence ATGACTCGTGATTTTAAATTTGAAACCCTACAATTACATGCTGGACAAGTAGTTGATCCAGCGACCAAATCTCGTGCAGTACCTATTTATCAAACAACATCCTTCGTTTTTGATGACACGCAGGAAGGTGCAGATCTGTTTGCCTTGAGAAAACCAGGCAATATCTATACTCGTATCACAAATCCTACAACAGCAGCATTTGAAGAAAGAATCGCAGCTCTTGAAGGTGGTGTTGGAGCACTAGCGACAGCATCAGGTATGGCTGCTGTAACCTACACTATTTTGGCGCTTGCTCACGCAGGTGACCATGTGGTAGCGGCGTCAACTATTTATGGTGGGACCTTCAACCTCTTGAAGGAAACCCTTCCTCGTTATGGGATCACAACTACCTTTGTGGATGTGGATAATTTGGAGGAAGTTGAAGCAGCTATCGGTGACAATACCAAACTTGTCTTGATTGAAACCTTGGGGAATCCCTTGATTAACATTCCTGACTTAGAAAAATTGGCTGAGATTGCGCATAAACACCAGATTCCTCTCGTTTCGGACAACACTTTTGCCACACCATATTTGATTAACGTCTTCTCTCACGGTGTAGATATTGCCATTCACTCAGCAACTAAGTTTATCGGTGGGCATGGTACGACTATTGGAGGAGTGATTGTTGATAGTGGTCGTTTTGACTGGGCAGCTTCAGGGAAATTCCCTCAATTTGTTGAGGAAGATCCGAGCTACCATAACTTGAGCTATACTCGTGATGTGGGTGCGGCAGCATTTATTATCGCTGTTCGTGTTCAATTGCTTCGTGATACAGGTGCTGCCTTATCACCGTTTAATGCCTTTCTCTTGCTCCAAGGGCTTGAAACTCTCTCTCTTCGTGTGGAACGCCATGTGCAAAATGCAGAGAAAATTGTTGATTTCCTTGTCAACCATCCTAAGGTAGAAAAAGTCAACTATCCAAAACTTGCAGACAGTCCATATCATGTTTTGGCTGAGAAATATTTGCCAAAAGGTGTGGGTTCAATCTTTACCTTCCATGTTAAAGGTGGAGAGGCAGAAGCTCGCAAGGTGATTGATAATTTGGAAATCTTCTCTGACCTTGCTAACGTAGCGGATGCCAAATCGCTTGTTGTCCATCCTGCGACAACCACTCACGGTCAGTTGTCAGAAAAAGATCTAGAAGCAGCAGGTGTCACACCAAACCAAATCCGCTTGTCGATTGGTCTTGAAAATGTAGAGGATTTGATTGAAGATTTGCGCTTGGCATTGGAAAAAATTTAA
- a CDS encoding DUF2130 domain-containing protein, translated as MNEIKCPNCGEVFTVNESQYAELLSQVRTVEFDKELHDRMKQELALAEQKAMNEQQTKLAQKDQEIAQLQSQIQNFDTEKELAKKEVEQTSHEALLAKDKEVQALESQLATLRLEHENQLQKTLSDLERERDQVKNQLLLQEKENELSLASVKQNYEAQLKAASEQVEFYKNFKAQQSTKAIGESLEQYAESEFNKVRSFAFPNAYFEKDNKVSARGSKGDFIFRECDENGVEIISIMFEMKNEADGTEKKHKNSDFYKELDKDRREKNCEYAVLVTMLEADNDYFNTGIVDVSHEYEKMYVVRPQFFIQLIGLLRNAAFNSLKYKQELALVREQNIDITHFEEDLDAFKLAFAKNYNSASTNFGKAIDEIDKAIKRMEEVKKFLTTSENQLRLANNKLEDVSVKKLTRKNPTMKAKFEALKGE; from the coding sequence ATGAACGAAATCAAATGTCCCAACTGTGGGGAAGTCTTTACAGTAAATGAGAGTCAGTATGCGGAACTCTTATCCCAAGTGAGAACGGTTGAGTTTGATAAGGAACTGCACGATCGAATGAAGCAGGAGCTGGCCTTAGCTGAGCAAAAGGCCATGAATGAACAACAGACTAAACTGGCTCAAAAAGATCAAGAAATTGCGCAATTGCAGAGTCAAATCCAAAACTTTGATACAGAAAAAGAATTAGCTAAGAAAGAAGTTGAACAGACAAGCCATGAGGCTTTATTGGCCAAGGACAAGGAAGTGCAGGCCTTGGAAAGCCAATTGGCCACCTTGCGTTTGGAGCATGAAAATCAACTGCAAAAGACCCTTTCTGATTTAGAAAGAGAGCGTGATCAGGTCAAAAACCAGCTCCTCTTGCAAGAAAAGGAAAATGAGCTGTCTTTGGCTTCTGTTAAGCAGAATTACGAAGCCCAGCTTAAGGCAGCCAGTGAACAGGTCGAGTTCTATAAGAATTTCAAAGCCCAACAATCAACCAAGGCAATTGGGGAAAGTTTGGAACAGTATGCAGAGAGTGAGTTTAACAAGGTACGTAGTTTCGCCTTTCCAAATGCCTACTTTGAGAAGGATAACAAGGTCTCTGCGCGTGGATCTAAGGGAGACTTTATCTTCCGTGAATGTGATGAAAATGGAGTGGAAATTATTTCCATCATGTTTGAGATGAAAAACGAAGCGGATGGGACGGAGAAGAAGCATAAGAACTCGGATTTTTACAAAGAATTAGACAAGGACCGTCGGGAGAAAAACTGCGAATATGCGGTTCTGGTGACCATGCTAGAAGCAGATAACGACTACTTTAATACAGGGATTGTTGATGTCAGCCACGAGTATGAAAAGATGTATGTGGTCCGTCCTCAATTCTTTATTCAGTTGATTGGGCTCTTGCGTAATGCAGCGTTTAATTCACTTAAATACAAGCAAGAGTTAGCCTTGGTTCGAGAGCAAAATATCGATATTACACATTTTGAGGAAGATTTGGATGCCTTTAAACTAGCCTTTGCCAAAAACTACAACTCTGCTTCGACCAACTTTGGAAAAGCAATCGATGAAATCGACAAGGCCATCAAACGGATGGAGGAAGTCAAAAAGTTCCTAACCACATCTGAAAACCAACTCCGCCTCGCTAATAACAAATTGGAAGATGTTTCAGTTAAAAAATTGACCCGAAAAAATCCAACTATGAAAGCGAAATTTGAAGCGCTGAAGGGGGAGTGA
- a CDS encoding alpha/beta fold hydrolase, whose protein sequence is MFYSSKNKVLQLDQKNMDYVTFGKGKKSLVIIPGLGDGLQTVKGMAQMLALTYREFAKVYKVYVFSRINKLPENYTTRNMAADVAEAMDVLNLKSSVVMGISQGGMIAQWVAVDFPEKVESLILAVTTAKLSELGRERIRCWLSLSQIGTYKELMVDIASHSYTTKSFGKFKYLYRIMGIFGRIKDKQRIAIQAVSCLKHDSLTILEKINCSTLIIGAEKDDVLGVEASLELHQHIKDSQLTILPECGHALYEQNNDFQKRVLVFLES, encoded by the coding sequence ATGTTTTACTCTTCGAAAAATAAGGTCCTTCAACTAGATCAAAAAAACATGGATTATGTGACCTTTGGTAAAGGAAAGAAGTCTCTCGTTATCATACCAGGGTTGGGGGATGGATTACAGACAGTTAAGGGCATGGCTCAAATGCTAGCTTTAACTTACCGAGAATTTGCCAAGGTTTATAAAGTTTATGTTTTTAGTCGCATCAATAAGTTGCCAGAAAATTATACAACACGAAATATGGCTGCTGATGTAGCGGAAGCTATGGATGTATTGAATTTAAAAAGTTCTGTCGTCATGGGGATTTCCCAAGGTGGTATGATTGCTCAATGGGTAGCTGTAGATTTTCCAGAAAAAGTTGAAAGTTTGATTTTGGCTGTTACTACTGCAAAACTAAGTGAGCTTGGTAGGGAGCGGATTAGATGCTGGCTGAGCCTGAGTCAAATAGGGACTTATAAAGAACTGATGGTTGATATTGCTAGTCACTCTTACACAACTAAATCCTTCGGAAAATTCAAATACCTTTATCGAATAATGGGAATTTTTGGTCGTATTAAAGATAAACAACGCATTGCTATTCAGGCTGTATCTTGTTTGAAACACGATAGCCTAACCATTTTGGAAAAAATAAACTGTTCTACGCTAATCATTGGAGCAGAAAAGGATGATGTTCTAGGCGTAGAAGCTTCACTTGAATTGCATCAGCATATCAAAGATAGCCAGCTCACTATTTTGCCAGAGTGCGGCCATGCACTTTATGAGCAGAATAATGATTTCCAAAAGAGAGTTTTAGTATTTTTAGAAAGTTAA